GATATCAAGACATAAagcgaataaaatgaaagaaatgttCGACGAGTATGTGAAAGAACGTACTAAACAGAATTGGAAGTTTTGGATTGTAtcctttttcaacatttttatcactgaattttgatttttattattttttgggggaaattaGATGGGTAATTTAGCGTATCAATTTTTCCTTGACTCGTGTAATTTTTCAGCTAAGCTTAATATGCGAACCTTTACTGGCTTCGTTCAATTCTACCGTATCGACAGCCAGTGTCGAAGAACTTTTCCGCACCACAATCCAGTGGGCTGAACAATATTGTTCACTCGTTGATCTCAGACCAAGTAATTATCTCGCTAATTTCGTGcagagttgatgaaaatttgcaacTCTTTACCTATTaattcttttctattttttcttgtTATTTCAGTTGTATTAAACGCTTTACGTCATTTATGCACGTCGACGGAAATTTTAACAAATCCGAATCAGTTATCAGAGGAAGcgaaaaatgtagttttcaacACGTCTAGACCTTCGACAAAAAgttaagaaagaaaaataccCGCAtgttaccaaattttgaaactttccgcatttgaattgaaaatggaaaaaatcacgtcGTTTTACAATAAGGTTagaatttttaatgtttaatttgttttctttctttttttttttatttattgatctttttgtgacttttttatataaattgaatttacagCTATGCAAATtgtgatacatatttttttacttgttGATTCATGGTTAAAACTTTAGTTTGTTTAATTTTGTTACGAAATATATAATGAGaatgaaaacgtgtttttttattcgatgaaatgagcgagtataaatttttaaaattcctggcTACAGCCATCGATTAACGTTCCTCTTTAAGGTTCAACTCATTTGAATCACTTATTAGAGAAGGGGCGTAAGTCACAGTTTTGGCATAAATCgttttttcactaaaatcgACTCCTTTCATGTCGACTCACATCATGCTAAAAAATGGCGTAAGTCCATGCTTCATACTCCTACTTTGATAGCACCAGAGTTTTCATCTATTAGAGAAACGGCGCAAGTCCTCGGACTTGCGCCGTTTCTCTTCCAGCTGAAACATAGTGCCCATATAACACACTACAGATGTTGCCTATTGAAGAAAGGGCGTAAGTCCTGAACCTATCTATGCGCTTTCTTCTACGTGAAATAGGTACGGACTTGCGCCGTTTCTCTTCCTGCGGAAACATGGTGCCCATATAACACACTACGGATGTTGCCTATTGAAGAAAAGGCGTAAGTCCTGGACCTATTTATGCGTTTTCTTCTACTTGAAATAGGTACGGATGTTTTTGGAACTACACTATAgcaaattaaaatatgaaaCAGATTGGCTGTTTGCTTTCATCCCGGATCTCTCATGGTGgttgtaaatttaaatttattcgatAACAGTCAGCATCCTAAATTTTGTGTTAttatattgaataatttttcttgatttaaacACTACAATAATGTCAGATCATGCTAGTGACGATGATTTTTGCGAACCAAAaccaaaggaaaaaaaaggttttcgTAATCCTGAATACTTTACTAGGTTACGTTTGAGATGTTGGTTTAATTTCAATTAGATAAGTCGAAAATctcatgttttatttttgtaaagtCGAAAATGTAACATTATTAATATCGAAATTCAGATAAGTTTGATTTatgccattttttatttttttttcataaatattgaaGTAATAAAAAGGTTCAGAAGACGACTTAATTgacttttaatttcattttgtggcaAAATATActgttttcagcaaaaaaacttgaaaaaaacttgaaaaaaaaaatctattagaGAAAGGGCGTAAGTCCAAAACCTTCGATCGAACCTCGCTAGGTTGCGCTGAACTCAAGATTTGATGTAATTAGTGAAAAATACTCGGCTTGATAAGTACTTTTTCGTGGTGcaatcgtttttcaaaaattttcgaaagtttagtagtaaaacagttttttccttctcctgtaaaattttatttttgggacTTACGCCCCTTCTCTAATAAGTGATTCATTTAGTAATTTTATAAGATATTGTTAACTTCATCTTTCAAGTGAGTACATCGTTGCCCAGATTGAATAGAAATTAGTTGCAAGAAAGTGAAGATCCTTAAAATGAACATGggaaagtaagaaaaaaagttcactGATCAATTTACACGACGTATTGAAAATGAACGCGAGGAACGAAAGATTTATTTAACTTGGAAAAACACACATAAGAATAGGCACATCTGATGAATTATTTAcagaagtacgagtataaaaaaacgaattaaataatacatataaaacaaGCGTGAGGCTAAGAATCCCACCACCCTTTCACTTCAAATAAGTCTTCTTTTTCTTTAGCTTCTTTCGCAGCTTTTTCAGCTCGTAATTGACGTATTGTTTCCTTCAGAGACgcgtttttattttgtaatctTCTGACTTTCACACTTAAAACTTTGATGGTTTTACTTTTCTTATCGATAactttacgaaaattttgaatactgaTTTTAGCCACCTCGAGCGAATTAATATCGTCGTCTCTTAGATCACCAGGGTAGTacattcgtttttttcttcctacgtaaaaaaaatattcgcaaatTAATAAAGAATTAATAAGCTACGTAAAGCTAACAAAGAGGTATAAGTACGAAGAGATACCTGACGGACTATACACCgcaacggatttttttttggcagtttggTTTGAAGACGATGCAGACCTAGGGATTGATACAAATTAATGAAGAATTCAAATAGGCCTACAAAGGTGAAAGTGATCAATTTGTACTCGTTATTCGTTGAATTATTGTTGTCCGCAACTTGATCTTCGTAACTTGGAATGAAAATGTTGACGATATCGTTTGAAATGGAATTCGAAGTTGTTTTATCATTTATAGCGGACGTTCTCGGAGACGTATTACATTCTTCGTAGTCTATCGAAATGATCGAATCTTCGTCTTGATTTCGAGCAGTATATGAGctatgcaaaaaaaagtaggtattattttacaGGAATCTTAATCTTGAGTAAATTAATAACATTGCATACTGGTCAGATGGTTCGATGGTAACGCATTCTACATCACTTGAGCTGTCTTCGTTATTTGTTTTATTGCGATCAACAGGTATAAACCTGGAGAATAATAAAGTTACATACTTAATCACAGTGCATTTGAAATATTCTAAATATTAATGCAGTAATAATAATTACTCGAATTGATAGTCGTCAAAATATATCGATGGGATGGCATTCGATGCTAGTTTTCGTTTACCGTTATTTCCCATTGTAACGTACTTCGGTTTAAAATGAAGGTGACAAAGATTGTAGTTTCCTTCACCAAATTCGAATTCgcaaaatttttcccatttttctttCATCGCCGCTTCTTTAGGAATACTACGAATAAAAAAGAATTACGAGGATGTTGCTTTCAGATTCGaactttgaaataaatattcGTCGCTTACGGAAAATACGTGAGATCAAGGGAGTTATTGCCACACAAGATACATTTCTTCGTCTTCGAATACCTAGAAATACAAATCATCATTCGAGATTAATGCGCAATtgatataatttcaatttgaaatggcTATTTTTTACCTTTTCGCCGGAATTGGTTTGGTTTCTTTTTGAACTTGAAGAGTCGGTACAGATCCACCTTTCAAGATTCTCTGATCTGCCTCAGTAATAATGCAATCCGGTGTAAAATGTCTGGAGCATAGTTTTGATTCCTTTCGCCATCTAAGCCCATCCGATTTGAGAAAATCCAACCATTTTTCCTTCACCTCGGCGTCAGTTGGAAAACTAGGATagttgaattgaatgaaaacaacAGTGAAGTAATatacaattttgcaattatttgACCCACTGAACACGAATCAGAGGTACTCACCTGAAATAGTCTAAACGACTTTTCTTAGTTTTACATTTCACACAAACTGGCATTTttcatagtttcaaaaattcaaatagttgcccgatttttcaaaaatgaaataaaattatcaaaagttcgcgcaaattataaaatgaagtcaTAAACTGATAATAAAAAGACTTCGCAATTTCGCGCATGCGCCAAAGCCTACCGCTATCGTAATATGCTGAATGCCGGGTAGAAAATGTCAGCAATGTGAAGGCGTTGTTATATCCTGACGGCTTCAAAACTGTAAACAAACCGTTATCTCAAATCGCGcccaaacattttcaaaaaatcggaattttgtaaattgaaatttggagtgtgcatttaaattgaaattgattcgtTCTTTGTGAATAATTATAGAAATTCTgtacgaaatttcaaataagaGACAACTGCAACGATAAAGTAAGCATCAACTTTTAAATAGTTACTAAAATGCAGCTGCTATTTCAACTGATGAATTATCTCATAATTCCGTTTATATTTCACAGCATTAAAGATGAACGTTACATACAGAAGACCACGTAGAAAAAGCATGCTTGGCACTCGTCTCAGTATTCTACACGATAATATAGAACTTGGTCGCGAAGATATACAACCACCGCAAGAAAACATCGAAGTTAAACCTGTCCCTGACTTGAAACCGTATATTGAAACTCGTTCGAGAAAAGCTCAAGAAGATAGCGAATCATTCACCCAAGTActcaaaaatatagaaattctactggagaaaaattcagaaacttTGAAAACCCTGTTACAAGAGCGCGAACAACTAGAGAAAATCGAACAAATGCTGAGAAATAAGATAAATTCGAGTAAAGACGAATCCGAAACGTGTAAAGAAAATCAACCTCCTAATGAAAATACTCCGACAAAATTCAAGCAGAAATCTAATCAAGGGAATAATCGCTCCAACGAGAACACTCCTACGAAGCTATTCTCAACTCACGAAGGCAATAAAAACAACGATGGATTTGTCGCACCCCATAATCCTGCTATTGATACGATGCGATCttctattaaatttttgaaaactccgaGGCCTTCTCGGCAGACCAGAAAATCTATTATGTTGACCCCtcattcgttttcattttctataCATAAACAATTCGAGAGTCTGAAGGAGTGATACACTTTAGTACTATCCATTTATTACGTTGAATGGCGGAAAGTATTATTTATTGTAAaacaaatttgactattttatatTCTCCATATCATGATTTGATGTAAATCAGACATTTCTGTATGAAGTAACTTCGACTATTGtgtgtacatatgtattttgggTTTGGGACTTCGTAATCGTATAGTAGTTTTATTTCATAGTACCTCTGTTTGTAACTTTTTTACTCGACAAGCTTGTCATTTTATATAAATTTGATGGAAAagattcgttttcaaaattgtaattctCTATCGTTAGTGTTGGTAGTAAATTAGATATCGTTTTGTCGTGACTGAAATTATgtatcatttaaataatttttttagaatattcgTATCATTTCAGATTATCTCTATAATACTTATGTAAGAAGTAGAAATTCGCAATTAAAATTGCTACCTTGGATACAGAATTTGTTTAATTCAAAGATTCATAATAATTCTATACGAGCTCATCTTATTGAACTAATAAAATGGTCATCTAAATATTGATACGTTACGCTTTAAATTAGAATCAAGAAATTGAATGGTGAATACACGTTGGAAGAAGGCTCACTTCAATAACTGGTCATGAATATGTCCGAAATATGAAAAACTTCTGGACTGCTAATGCTATTATGTTTGAGAGTATGGGTAATTGAATACTCATGGTGTCATTGGATATGGCGATCGAAGTCTTGAAATGAGAtgaatcgtttaaaaaaatgtaattgtaATTCCTTTAAGGTGATCCGAACACGAaatcataagtaggtaccttacttgTTGAAGCTGTGCTCATTTCCATCATCGCGTCATCGCTTTTATCTCTCATTAGTCAATAATCATTACTCATCAGAATCTTTTGCAGTTAGACCTTGTCAGAGATGTGCCggtttaataaatttaaacatCTCTAGAATTATTCCATGAATTTTGCAAATAGTGACTAGGTATCAGCAAATCTGCACTTCTGAATTCTGGTGAAACTTCATTTTCAGGGTGAATTCATGCCTTGTCACAGGATGAATAGGTAACTGTGCTTCGAGAATGAGAAATGATGTAGTCCTAGTCCACAGGATCAAATAACAGAAAGATGTTATGACTTTCccgcaaaaataataatagttcATGAGTGCTGACATCAAATATTCTCcgagattttcattttccaagagACAGAAGGATATCATTATCGTTACGAAATAATTGCAATTGCTTCTTGTATGACTAagtaggtgggtaattctcaaaaaaaagtaaaaatcgtgtacatggcaaatttctcaaaggttttagcatgaaattaaaaatattttttttggtccattcaaggatcatcccccacacatttcacagaTGGTATTGAGATGTTTAGCCCCTACTTttattggtgtacattcgattttataccccaaatgtgtTTCGACTTgactgtcacacgccatgttgttgaaaa
The sequence above is a segment of the Planococcus citri chromosome 3, ihPlaCitr1.1, whole genome shotgun sequence genome. Coding sequences within it:
- the LOC135840027 gene encoding uncharacterized protein LOC135840027, encoding MNVTYRRPRRKSMLGTRLSILHDNIELGREDIQPPQENIEVKPVPDLKPYIETRSRKAQEDSESFTQVLKNIEILLEKNSETLKTLLQEREQLEKIEQMLRNKINSSKDESETCKENQPPNENTPTKFKQKSNQGNNRSNENTPTKLFSTHEGNKNNDGFVAPHNPAIDTMRSSIKFLKTPRPSRQTRKSIMLTPHSFSFSIHKQFESLKE
- the LOC135840026 gene encoding uncharacterized protein LOC135840026; amino-acid sequence: MPVCVKCKTKKSRLDYFSFPTDAEVKEKWLDFLKSDGLRWRKESKLCSRHFTPDCIITEADQRILKGGSVPTLQVQKETKPIPAKRYSKTKKCILCGNNSLDLTYFPIPKEAAMKEKWEKFCEFEFGEGNYNLCHLHFKPKYVTMGNNGKRKLASNAIPSIYFDDYQFEFIPVDRNKTNNEDSSSDVECVTIEPSDHSYTARNQDEDSIISIDYEECNTSPRTSAINDKTTSNSISNDIVNIFIPSYEDQVADNNNSTNNESASSSNQTAKKKSVAVYSPSGRKKRMYYPGDLRDDDINSLEVAKISIQNFRKVIDKKSKTIKVLSVKVRRLQNKNASLKETIRQLRAEKAAKEAKEKEDLFEVKGWWDS